A genomic stretch from Dermochelys coriacea isolate rDerCor1 chromosome 24, rDerCor1.pri.v4, whole genome shotgun sequence includes:
- the LOC119847915 gene encoding scale keratin-like: MSYCPPEDCYYDICPRPCIDVRNEPCVTSCGDSSAVVYAPPVVVRFPGPTLATCPQDSIVGTTLPNLPARAGVPYSSGGGFRGSIGSGVTYGGGYGGGYNGGGYWGGNGVVYGGGYNGGYGSGAWGGYGGGYGGSYGSGGSCGYSRKSYRSISGGRYSGSGYGNCGPC, translated from the coding sequence ATGTCTTACTGCCCACCCGAGGATTGCTATTATGATATATGCCCACGCCCCTGTATTGACGTCCGCAACGAGCCGTGTGTCACATCATGTGGAGATTCGAGTGCAGTAGTTTATGCGCCACCAGTTGTTGTGAGATTCCCAGGACCAACTCTTGCTACTTGCCCTCAAGACAGCATTGTGGGAACAACCTTACCAAATTTGCCCGCAAGAGCTGGAGTCCCATATAGTTCTGGTGGAGGTTTCAGAGGCTCAATCGGTTCTGGGGTTACTTATGGTGGTGGTTATGGGGGAGGTTACAATGGTGGTGGTTACTGGGGAGGTAACGGTGTTGTTTATGGGGGAGGTTACAATGGTGGTTATGGGAGTGGAGCCTGGGGTGGTTATGGGGGTGGTTATGGAGGGTCATATGGTTCTGGGGGCTCATGTGGTTATAGCAGGAAGTCATATCGTAGCATTTCTGGAGGAAGATATTCCGGGTCCGGCTATGGAAATTGTGGGCCATGTTAA
- the LOC119848028 gene encoding LOW QUALITY PROTEIN: scale keratin-like (The sequence of the model RefSeq protein was modified relative to this genomic sequence to represent the inferred CDS: deleted 2 bases in 1 codon), with protein MSYSYCPPQDCYPDIVPRPCIDVRNEPCVTSCGDSSAVVYAPPVVVRFPGPTLATCPQDSIVGTTLPYLPARPGISYGSGGGFRGSIGSGSYGGGYGGDYGGGYGGGNIVVYGGGARGGYGGGYGGSYGYGGSCGYSRKSYRTISGGGYSGSSYGNCGPC; from the exons ATGTCTTACTCTTATTGCCCACCCCAGGATTGCTATCCTGATATAGTCCCACGCCCATGTATTGACGTCCGCAACGAGCCGTGTGTCACATCATGTGGAGACTCGAGTGCAGTGGTCTATGCGCCACCAGTTGTTGTGAGATTCCCAGGACCAACTCTCGCTACTTGCCCTCAAGACAGCATTGTGGGAACAACCTTACCATATTTGCCCGCAAGACCTGGAATCTCATATGGTTCTGGTGGAGGTTTCAGAGGCTCAATCGGTTCT GGTAGTTATGGTGGTGGTTATGGGGGAGATTATGGTGGTGGTTACGGGGGAGGTAACATTGTTGTTTatgggggaggagccaggggtggTTATGGGGGTGGTTATGGAGGCTCATATGGTTATGGGGGCTCATGTGGTTATAGCAGGAAGTCATATCGTACCATTTCTGGGGGAGGATATTCTGGGTCCAGCTATGGAAATTGTGGGCCATGTTAA